A DNA window from Trichomycterus rosablanca isolate fTriRos1 chromosome 11, fTriRos1.hap1, whole genome shotgun sequence contains the following coding sequences:
- the nmba gene encoding neuromedin Ba isoform X1: MDMRSLYGICIFLVSLVLLSYVPTSMSVSLDVSDLRNKVSKIKVNPRRSLWATGHFMGKKSMSNGAVGDLHSRMKHAEPQVGNMDKLITHAALQVALQALLEDTQDSKILPNRARLCAKCLKGY; encoded by the exons ATGGACATGAGATCTTTATATGGAATCTGCATATTTCTGGTCTCCCTGGTCTTGCTGTCTTATGTACCTACAAGTATGTCAGTCAGTCTTGATGTAAGTGACCTAAGAAACAAAGTTTCTAAAATTAAAGTCAATCCACGAAGGAGTCTGTGGGCAACAG GGCATTTTATGGGTAAGAAGAGTATGTCAAATGGTGCAGTTGGAGATTTGCATTCGAGAATGAAGCATGCAGAGCCGCAGGTTGGTAACATGGATAAGCTGATCACACATGCGGCGCTGCAGGTGGCACTTCAGGCTCTGCTGGAAGATACACAGGACAGTAAGATTCTCCCTAACAG ggCCAGACTTTGTGCTAAATGTTTGAAAGGATACTAA
- the ppp1r15b gene encoding protein phosphatase 1 regulatory subunit 15B, whose protein sequence is MESVTGRARERGALQRFSQSSLPLLPWTKQILSVLWENLRLLLQVICYSLMTVFQMFRFEVHLRITDDTGEHIQHMTNATSDSADGFLLSSLFESNRNVVVAGSSPLSKFTSDPFDLNSHSKSVLSSLVNDDLCCSLVDDFVCRATGCLTDDEDICVGDQYGWKHSFDWNFHKNSEGIYTNDSSFTNCLSSLFGNDIQKQDDCHTGLEFNISTSKITGQGPDSDLSWGSSDGSCTDVERQESDGLWDLLTRSNDPYHPLHFTACLTSAISNQQKKQCTSLSIGVSSCSESSEQENTGANNSEDEEEALWKSLSRDDDPYYPLNFRAPLKSSQVCMDDQDEGSADFHQLNPKTTRYPTNARCRKPCLMPRKVVNHRCPLLCVEKLTTVPWKRPTTKTISASTKKKTPSIKKVKFSPVVQVHKMRVWSFALQACRKGPWEEYARDRTRFQKRILETEQVIGYCFNPSHRDKFSALQQCTLTK, encoded by the exons ATGGAGAGCGTGACGGGAAGAGCGAGAGAGCGGGGCGCGCTGCAGCGCTTTAGCCAGAGTAGCCTTCCGCTGTTACCGTGGACTAAACAGATCCTGAGCGTGCTGTGGGAAAACCTGCGCTTACTGCTTCAGGTCATCTGTTACAGCTTAATGACAG TCTTTCAGATGTTCAGGTTTGAGGTTCACCTGCGCATCACAGATGACACAGGAGAGCACATTCAGCACATGACAAATGCCACTAGTGATTCAGCTGATGGTTTCCTCCTGTCATCACTTTTTGAAAGCAACAGGAATGTTGTAGTGGCAGGTTCAAGTCCACTTTCGAAGTTTACAAGTGATCCTTTTGACCTAAACTCACACTCCAAGTCTGTTCTGTCAAGTCTGGTAAATGATGATCTGTGCTGCTCACTGGTGGATGATTTTGTGTGCCGTGCAACTGGATGCCTTACCGACGATGAAGATATTTGTGTAGGAGACCAGTATGGCTGGAAACATAGCTTTGACTGGAATTTTCATAAAAATTCAGAGGGAATATACACTAATGATAGTAGCTTTACAAATTGCCTGTCAAGTCTTTTTGGAAATGATATTCAGAAGCAGGATGATTGTCATACAGGACTAGAATTCAATATATCCACTTCAAAGATCACTGGTCAAGGTCCAGACAGTGATCTCAGCTGGGGCAGCTCTGATGGTTCATGCACTGACGTGGAGCGACAGGAAAGTGATGGACTTTGGGACCTCCTTACTAGATCAAATGATCCCTACCACCCACTGCACTTCACAGCATGTCTGACCAGTGCAATTTCTAACCAACAAAAGAAGCAGTGCACGTCATTATCAATTGGTGTGTCCTCCTGCTCAGAGTCAAGTGAGCAGGAAAACACAGGGGCTAACAATTCAGAAGACGAAGAGGAAGCATTGTGGAAGTCTCTGTCTCGGGATGATGACCCCTACTACCCTCTGAATTTTAGAGCTCCTCTCAAGAGCTCACAAGTGTGTATGGATGACCAAGATGAAGGTTCAGCTGACTTTCATCAGCTAAACCCTAAAACGACTAGATACCCAACAAATGCTAGGTGCAGGAAGCCATGTTTGATGCCAAGGAAGGTTGTAAATCACAGGTGTCCTCTTCTCTGTGTGGAAAAGCTGACTACAGTTCCCTGGAAAAGACCTACAACTAAAACTATTAGTGCCAGCACAAAGAAGAAGACTCCTAGCATTAAGaag GTAAAATTCTCTCCAGTTGTACAAGTTCACAAGATGCGAGTGTGGTCATTTGCCCTTCAAGCATGCCGTAAGGGGCCGTGGGAGGAATATGCTCGGGATAGAACCCGCTTCCAGAAGAGAATTTTGGAAACTGAGCAGGTCATTGGATATTGTTTCAATCCATCACACAGAGACAAGTTCTCAGCCCTTCAACAATGCacactgaccaaataa
- the nmba gene encoding neuromedin Ba isoform X2, which produces MLVKFYGKDIWRRASWSSSDVIGFSNIRFWSSVNFGHFMGKKSMSNGAVGDLHSRMKHAEPQVGNMDKLITHAALQVALQALLEDTQDSKILPNRARLCAKCLKGY; this is translated from the exons ATGCTTGTAAAATTCTACGGGAAAGACATCTGGCGGAGAGCATCATGGAGTTCTTCTGATGTTATTGGTTTTTCTAATATACGTTTTTGGTCTTCAGTTAATTTTG GGCATTTTATGGGTAAGAAGAGTATGTCAAATGGTGCAGTTGGAGATTTGCATTCGAGAATGAAGCATGCAGAGCCGCAGGTTGGTAACATGGATAAGCTGATCACACATGCGGCGCTGCAGGTGGCACTTCAGGCTCTGCTGGAAGATACACAGGACAGTAAGATTCTCCCTAACAG ggCCAGACTTTGTGCTAAATGTTTGAAAGGATACTAA
- the c11h11orf58 gene encoding small acidic protein: MSDSTERLQGTKRAASPNESGSVQWESADLGTDERKNKFLRLMGAKKKEHTGRLVIGDHKSTSKVRTDAEDQRISSELEHQYQQGLDGKLSGRNRRHCGLGFSEPAPRPESVIESERPGNADSSSEPIQEHQEEPEKKNVPSQDQENPKTSDSKEDRKKSFKMSFVKAS, from the exons ATGAGTGATTCTACTGAAAGGCTTCAAGGGACAAAACGAGCTGCTTCTCCCAATGAA TCAGGATCTGTACAGTGGGAGTCAGCAGATCTGGGGACCGATGAAAGGAAAAACAAGTTTTTGAGGCTAATGGGGGCTAAAAAG AAAGAGCACACTGGACGCCTTGTAATTGGAGATCACAAATCTACATCAAAAGTTCGCACTG ATGCAGAAGATCAGAGGATCAGCTCTGAGCTGGAGCACCAGTATCAGCAGGGTCTAGATGGAAAGCTCTCAGGCCGGAACAGAAGACACTGTGGTCTGGGATTTAGTGAG CCTGCTCCAAGACCTGAGAGTGTTATTGAATCAGAAAGGCCAGGAAATGCAGACAGCTCTTCTGAACCGATACAAGAACACCAAGAGGAGCCTGAAAAGAAAAATGTTCCCAGTCAAGATCAGGAAAACCCAAAAACCTCAGACTCAAAGGAAGacagaaaaaaaagttttaaaatgtcatttgtcAAGGCTTCATAA